The Glycine soja cultivar W05 chromosome 4, ASM419377v2, whole genome shotgun sequence genomic sequence TACATGTATATTTTCTTAGTATTATTATGGACCACGATGAATTGACTTCAGACCATatgttcaaatttcaaaaagaattgttttttaatttagatcTTAGGTTCAAATTTCGATCAttccttattctttttttttataggagaTAAAAGAATTTAGTCTTTACTGGTATATATTACTATTATGGACTGATGAATTTTTAATGCATTATGGGTTGTCTAACTTTAATGTAATGGTTACAAGCTTAGTGGACTAAATATAATTCCCAACTTAAAATGAGTAGTGGCTTATACCAGATAGTTTGTGATACTTTGGTAGAGTGAGACTGATGGCAGGACTGGCAATTTAGGTTGTAAATAAGTGAGTTCTGAAGACATGTTTACTAACAATGTATGGTTATCTGCATATTGAGGATGCTTTTGGTTGAAAATTGCATGTCAAATGTGGTGGGAACACAATGGCAGTGTTAAAAAGATGGGATATTGTTGAGGAAAGTAGAAGATTTTGATTTCAACCCTTTACATCTCTCTTTAAATAGTTTTACCAACATAACAGCCAAGTATTGCAAAGTTGCCAATATGCCTTGTTTTGTTCATTCGTTATTACATGTTTCCTATATGAAAATATTCCCAAGGGATCTTTGTTTTCTCATTTGAACTTTTTCAAATTCTCTAACTAAGGCTTTTGGTTGTTATTCTTGGTATTTAAACTCGCACTTTGGTTTTATGATTTTATCCCCTACAAAAGCTTTCCCACatcattttcttatattattgtcataaattttataactagGGAAGAAACGGCCGAGCCTTTCTGTTTTCCCATGCAATGAATATTGTCACGGGGCCAAAAGAAGACAGGCATCTCTTGACTGGCCTCCATACTGTTGCTGATGTTTATTGTGGCGATTGCCGTGAAGTGTTGGGTTGGAAGTATGAAAGAGCTTATGAAGCATCCCAGAAGTACAAGGAAGGAAAGTTCATACTTGAAAAGTCAAAAATTGTTAAGGAGAACTGGTAGCATTCCTTTCTGCTCCCCATTCTATTCATTCCGCTCTTCGTGTTGGTTCGTTCATGTTTTGTGATTGTCATCTTGTACAGGATGTTCTTACCTTCAACCATTTGAAATTTGTCATTGTTTCTCCTACTTCATTGTAGTTCCTCATGTTATGACCAGAAGTGAAATTGTAAGATAAACTGTTTATTCCCTGTTAATAACATTGTGTATTCATTTTTCTGGTCTATGAATATCATGGTTATCTATGAAGAACAGTATCTGGTCCAAATTACCCCATCCTACAAATTTCATTTTGGGAAGATGAACTTTGCTGACATGTAAAGTTTTCTTCTACTGCCTTCTTACTCTCGGGTTGTGGCTTGATAAATAAAGTAGTAGTAGATCTTAtgattgaatttaatatttggtAATAACACAAGTTGGCTCAGCTTCAAAATTTGGCTTTTTGGATTCCTCTATGAATGGTATACTTTTAAAGTTCTGCTTCCATTTGTCAATCAATGGAAATTGCTCCTACGTAACAGAATATTATGTAACCGAAACCTTTAATGTCTGCTCTCTTCTGCTTCAATTTTCCTTATCCATGCATTCAGTTCTTTGACCacttacaatgttccaatttgTAGGTCAATAACTTTGAGATCCAGGTCATATGGGAAAAAAATGTTTGCAACACTTTCGTTTACTAACATACTTTTATTTGCTGAACTTTATTAAAATTCATGAAATTAATTGAGATCCGTTACCTAAAAATGTGGGTTCACATCATTTTGCggatttcattaaattttagtcAATTATAAAAGGTAGCAGTAGTATGTTCAATGTTGCAAAGACTGTGTTAACTGTTCAGAGTTTGAGCGCGCTGCGTAATTAGTTAATTACCAATGGAAATGATGGTTGGCATAACTAGTTGGTAAAATTGAATCCTGTCAACAAAGATTTTGCATTCGATTTTTGGAAATAGATATTAATTGCTAACTATCACGGTAAGCCTAAGGTTTGTAGCATGTCTAAACATTGAATTGAGCAACCTCCTCTTTTTCTAAACCTTCTATAACCGAAAAAACGAAACTGATAGACATACTACTGCTTCACATGTTCgtgtgtttattttcttttctattagcTCAATAATACGGCTAAAACTTCTGCATTTCATTACATTCTAAAAAGTccaataatgtaaaattacaatttgGATTGGGCTTTTTGGAATTTAAGGCGGTGCAGGAAGCACCAGTTCAACAATACCATGCAtggggtgttgctaggtgcacccagcagtaTTGGTGCACcctacattttttattaatgtccAAAATGTCTGGCTTGTAAGTACAAAGTACAACATACGGATGTAGTTCATCTGTATGATTTATACGGATGAACTACATCCGTAAGCTTCAATTTGTACTTATGGATGTAGTTCATCCGTAAAAAGCATACGGATGAACTTGATCCGTATAAACCATATGGATGAATTTCATCTGTAttgattttttggtttttttttaatttcttaaatttttattttttttaattattaatgttaaattactcatttgtgcattaaaatttttttactattacaaaatttaatatatattaaattttgtaatagtaaatattttttatttataaaaaaaatatacggattaaataattcgattgatttatatcaaaattaattgtcataaatttattatttaaatttacattaaaaattttagtgtcatgtataacaacattatttattttataatgtaattggTTCATTAGCTCAATTGGTTAAAGCGTTGTACTAATAACCTGAAAGTTACAGGTTTAATTCTTGTTTATTCTCCACCAACTAGTGACCTTGCTCTAACTGGAGTCGGGCCCATTAGGCAGACGAAACTTCTTGATTTTTAGTCATGACGATAGTTTAATATCATATTCCCTTCGTCCCTACTTATCATTTCAATTATCACacctttaagaaaaatatttaatttagttaatcatattaaatatatcaattatttatactatcattttaaaattatcttgttCTTATCTCTCTATctacttaattaattttcattaatgtttgaagaaaaaataattaagtaaagatatgtaaagaaaaaataattaatgtgtctagaaattaaaaaaaacaaatttttaaaaaatgattttataattagagATCAAGCGAGTAAATGTTAAATCGTACCTAGTAGAGCTTAAGATTGTAATTAGGCATGACAGGAGGTGGGTTGGGGGCGAATTTAGTTCTTTCCATCCCTGACCTTGTTAAAGGTGATGCTAGTAgatgagttttaaaaaaaattgtacccaACCTTATATCCATCAAACTGTATCGGGTTCAGGAGAATCCACAACATACCCACttcatttgattttcaaaagagatatgtatttatatactcttaaataaattatacattaaattattaattacgtTTTAAGGcaaacaatttataaaatttcttacATGTAACGCTGCACTATAACTAGTCTTCGGAGACTTAAAGGGATACCACCATAACATCAAAAACTTGGTGGTGCATGAATTTGGCAGAGGGAACAATAgtcaaaaattaatgttttgtaTTTCTAATGGTATATGTTCGTGTCACAATGTGATCAAATGTCATTCCTTGCGTGAAAGGatttttgttgttcatttttcttctttacttTATTCGAGTGGTGTGATCCAATAAGGGTACATGAAAAAAACACCTAAGTAAGGGATCGACTAAAACAATAGATATGAATGATAAATGTGCATTTAATGAATAGTAATTTTTACCAGAGTCCTATCCTTTTTATACCAACTTTTTTGGGTCTTGGACTTATATGCACTAATTACCATTTAGGTAATCCACCCTCTAAGCTGGATTAGTAACCTAATCTTATGATTATTAAGGAAATGTTATTATTATCTTGTGTGGGTTTGAATAGATACTGGATTACCTTGACCTAATACTTATTTGACATGTTGCTTTGGTCTCATGTAGGACCGAATAAGTACTTGGTGTCTTATCTAGTATAGTgtccataaaataaaactgagATTGTGTATGTAATAATGCAATACTAGTATATTTGTTAAGAAATGAAAGGTATAATTATCAATTTACTCTCTTTAATTTGTATCTGGATCTTGATTTGGTCATATTTGAGTCGGCCTTCATTGAGACATTCTCTACTCAACGTCAATTAAGACATCTTCAGCTCATGGATACGAGTCTATGaaagtttatattaattttctaaatcttaatttttaaaagagatATGCCCATGGTTAAATAGGTTAGGATTGGCCCATTTGACAGCTCTAAGTTCATAGATCTAAAAATTTCGATGTTAATCCAACATAGAACATGCACAACATGCATTAATCCAAGCTTTGATACCAGTtatcaatttaaatgacaaaatgATGCACAATTTAGACATATTCTCAAAACatatcataattattataaaataagagtagatagagaatttaatttcaagccgtatattctaatttataaataagtaGATAGAGGGAATCCAAATACATGGAGATGAGAACAGGGGTACGTTCTCATTTGAATGGTTTATAACTAATTATAAGGCAAGTTTAGGAAGGATTTCATCTTTGTAGGACAATGATAGGAAAGCAAAGTTAATTCCAACTCATGACTTGTCGTTATTAATTTGTGTATGACATACATTAGTCCAAAATGGAGACTCAGTGCGCAGAGTTGTGATTCCATCCCCGAATCTTGTGAGTGCTAGCAATGAAATTTCAAAGTACCGATGGGGGCAATGCtgcttcaaaattcaaacttcTGTTGAAGACCggattcttatatatatatatatatataaagtgcaTGCCATGTTACTCATTAAAGTTTCAAatgaatttcttatttaatcGGGGTTTAAAGATTAAGCATGAAAGCTTAGGCAGTCCCCACTCCCCAGGTGGGTTAGAATGTATGGTTAATTATCTTCAATTTTGACTATGAACGAATGGTCCCCGCGACGAAGTATATATGTATTCATAAACTAGAAGAAAACGTGAATGCATGCAAAACGAATTTCACAACTTTAACCTAGGATAAAGATTTCTTCTATCTCTTAGCATGTACACTTCCTTAAAGTCAAGACACCTAACATGTAAGATtacatatcttttattttaattttttctggtCAACATTTAAAGGAGTAAATATAACAGAAATATCTAAAATTTATTCTAAGGCACACCCTCATCACAGGTCATAAACACGACGGTTATAGCTATCTATAAggctatataaattatataataagctAAGGTGCAATTGATGATGTATATGAAGTAACCTCGTTAATCGGCCC encodes the following:
- the LOC114410270 gene encoding protein yippee-like At4g27745, encoding MAELIGPRLYSCSNCRNHVSLHDDIISKAFHGRNGRAFLFSHAMNIVTGPKEDRHLLTGLHTVADVYCGDCREVLGWKYERAYEASQKYKEGKFILEKSKIVKENW